The window TATAATTCCAGTTGGATACAAACAGTAACTATGAATTTCACCTTCATTGTTGCTGACGGGCGCCATCCATGCGTCACTATTAAATTCAAGTGATTGATTAGTCAAAATTAAGCTAATGTAACTTTCAAAGCACGTTCAATGGCTGTGCTCTTTGTACATAAAACCTGCAAATGGACTTGCTTATCGACATGTGACTATTGGAAGTGGTCTCTCGAATGCGCTAACTGTggctggtgtgaacgtagcatgagttgtgggcgggaccattgctGCTAAGCAACCCCTGCCCCGCTGCTGAGAGCTTGGAGCAGCAAGTTTGAGGCCCACTCaccatattttctacattacaaaTATGCTATATttccaaacttcttttttttttgtctgctcttgattcaacATGATTTTGAGCTTAAAAATGCTCATAAAGGTATTATtgagttcatttttctttactctccattaacataaaaatcccacaagaacatgctaaaaacaccaaaaatacagtttttattttagtagaaCTTTGCAGTAGCCATGCCTGTTGCAACCCTGGTTTTGatttccatgtttgtttgtagTGCGGATAATATTCGCACATTTCCATCAGAGGATTTGGTTTGACCTCCTCCTTTCTCTCCCACAGCCCAAGGCTCGTCCCTGACAGGAGTCTCCGGCTTCTCCGGCTTCAGAACTGGAAAAACGGATGAGGAGTAATCTGGAGCGGTCCACCAACTGCTCTGGACCGCATGAGGCCTTCTGAAACAAAAATCCACATTACTCTCAGCTACCCACAATCCTCAGGGTGGAGATGACCTGGACTGCCCAGTAAAGTAAATGTGGTCCTTAATACTTTTCCCAAAgccatgtatgtgtgtgtacgtGTGATTGAGGGGGGGGACTAAACAGGGACTGGGGTCTGATTATCGAGCCAAGAACCCCCACCCCTCTACCCCCCATGCAAGGGGTTTCTCAGTATTTTGAGAGCTCCTCCCATGCAGTCAGAGGCAGAGGGATCAGTCTGCATCAGCCATGGTTGTCTGGTCCCGGTGTTCAGGTTAAGGGCTGCTGCAAACGTGCCGCCCTGAAACGGAGTGACTGCAGAGACGACGAGCAGATCTCTCTAAGCAGAAGAATGGGTGTAaaagtgtgcgtgtgtgtttgtgagacaCAAAGATTTTTCTCAGATTCTGCTTGACTACTGGACTTTCCAACATAATGACACCCCCAGCGCCTGATCTCAGAAGCCTTGTtaggagagcaggaggagggaaTTAATAATCGCAACACAAAATCACCTTGTTTGGCTTCTTTTTCTCGGTGTGCGTCCTTGTGGCGCCCTCGTTTTGTAACCTTTGGTCGCGTTCACACACCTGAGATGAGCCTACCTGGATGATCTGGAGATTCTTAAGTTACCCAAAAtaattatgcaagtttttattttctatacgTATAATTTCTTACGAGCTTTTTACACTGAACTATGAAAAGTCGTGGAAACTTGAGGAAGACAGTTGTGCTTTGAAATGTGAAAGGGCACCTGGTGTTTCCCCTCGGGTTAAATCTTTGATCAGATCCAGAGGGGGCACCTGAATCTGTCCGACGTGACAGCCCCTTGAGACCCACCCCCAACTGTGAACAGCactaaataaaggaaaaacaaagctacTTTCTCCACAGGCACGGCGCCGCTGTCCACAAAACTAGCCAAAGGCTTTGCCAAGTGGTCGTCTTTAAAGCTGGGGTCAGTACTTCTGAAGCAGTGATGGTGCATTATGGGTATGAGAATCTGTGCAAGCTGTGTTGCTATAGCcaccatttctttttatttccccCCTCCGTGGAGCTTTTGGGGGGGGTCAGGCAGATGTGAATTGTAACGTTTTACTTCTCCCATGTAGGGAATCAGGTATGGTACGCCTAAAACTGGAACAAAACTTGCACGTCACTCGTCTTCTGCAGGTGGGATTGCCCCCCTCCTGCGTGTAACCACTACCCAAACGTCTGGTCGCTCACCAAGTGGCTTGTCGGAGTGGCCAGACACGATGCTGTATTCCAAAACGGAGTCTTAAACGCGGCGGTCCCAGCCTGTCGCGCTGGGATGTTTGCGCATTCGGGGTGAATGTTATGGCGTGAGATTCATGGAGATGACTTCACAGAATGCATCTTTTGACTAAAGTAGTCCTTTTTACACAACTGATGTCAAATCCTAGAAAACGTAAATGAGAggatttcatttagaaaaagaaaagtagctCCCCCTCCCTTTCTTGTAGCTCCTGtatcaaaaaaaaagtattgaagtATTTGAAATGACATATTTTGTTATCAAATTGTACATagtaaattatgtatttttgcacatttttcgtATGCATCAATTTTTTGCTACAATTTTGGAAAATTGTTTAGTAACTTTAAAGAACACGACTATTTGAAGTGTTCCACTGCCAAGTCTATACGATGCAATATCTCCATACAGTAGCTGAAGCATCTCATGAATCACATCCTTTAAAGAGCGTCGCCACTGTAGCATGCGTCTGTACGACGGAGGATACCTTTAGTCACCTTTCAAGGTCTTGATCACACgtgctttcagaaaaaaaaaattctgttgccTAAGAATCAACACAAGAGAAATCTGTGATTGTGGGGGGAAAAGTCGCAGCTCCCGTCAAACGATATGAAACTTTTTCGGAAGGCTGAAGGGGATCGACAAAGATTGCTGCTTGCATCGTCGTTGCCAAACAAGTCGTTTGAATCACaggtttaaaagaagaaatatccGATTAAAGAAAGTGCCTGAATTTGTTTTCCTCTCGACTGTATTCTTTGGGTCGTTTTTACCTTACTTGAATGTTCAAAGTGTTTAGGAGTTTGGTTATGAATCTGCCTGTGAATTCTAAATGTGGTGAAAGCTTGGCCCCGTATAAAACCGCCAGTTTCCCAGAAAGAAAACGGATGTTATCCTCAGTATGGATCTGCTTTACTGAGGTTTCAGAGACCCTAACTTTGTTTCTTGAACAGAAAGGCATTGTAAGGAtgctttctttattcaaaccataGACTTGGAATGTGAGGGACAAAaagtctgaggaaaaaaaagaaatcaaccaTTCATTCTTTGTAAAAGTGTATAGATTTCTTCTTTTGTATACATTATCAGAATCATTTTTCAGCTGGACTCATGTATTGGCTGCTATGTAATTCATGAACACAACATAGGTTAGgaattaatatttaaagaagAGATTGtatagtttatttgttttgtaacaagtttgtgtaaataaaataatttatactgATATTTATATGAAATCATGTCTCTGTCTCGTTCATCCAATCAAGAACTTTCAGGAGATTTGgcaggaaaacatgtttttattatgtacACAATATAAGAGTCACTTTGTCAGACAAACAAGTGTtggaaaactgaagaaaaatccAAGAACGCGGCGTTGCGATGAAGACAGCCAAGGTTATTACATGTTAATAACCCTTGACAGCTTCTGAACTCTGTTGAGCAGCAAGTCGCCCTTTTTGATGGTTTCCTGGTACTGCCAGTTTTTGCTGTCAggtctgaagaaaaaaaaaggattaaaaatcaGGATCTTGATACCAAATATGTAAGAAAAATGGACCAAAAGTGTCACCTGTTGGTTTCCACAATCTCGTTAACCTTATCGATTTTACAGTGGAGACGGCCCGCCGCTATGAATCGAGACAGTTctctggaaggaaaaaaaataagaccaaGTTAGAATTATTTACCAAGCAGATGGGTCGCTTAAGATATTCAGCAAACGACGACCCCTTCTGTGGATTTGACCTAACATGGCACTAGAAGTGAATCAAAACTCACTGGTCAATGAATTCTGTACTGACGCCAAAGGCCTCTGCCATGTATCCCAGAGTGAGTGAGCGGTAGGACTCCAGCAGCTGGCTGTACGCCTGGATCCTCATCTCCCTCACATAGTAACGGTAGTGAGGGGCAAAAAGCCAGTCCTTCTTCATCTCCTGCTCCACCAGTGCTAAAGCACAAAGATTCACATTTGCTATAGAAAACAAATGACTGCAGgtaatgacatttatttttaggaagGATAAAGATTTCTTACCCAGAGACTGAAAGAAAACGGAGTAGCGGCACTCGTAGAGCGAGAAAAGATACTGACGGACAGAAGGCAGGCTGTGCAACACCTCCAAAATCTCTGCTCCCTTTATCacctatgagaaaaaaaaggaatcaaaaaTACTGCTCTAGATTAACAACTTGgttatatttatagaaaaaaagccTACCTTCTCTCGCAGGTCAGGCCTTTCCAGAGCAATCATGCACACATAAACAGTGTAAGTAACAAAAGTCTTGTAATCCATGAGTTCGTAGGAGGTGAAGGTAGAAACCGTGTCGAGGAAGAGCTCAGCCGCTTGCTTGAAGTCCCTGATTGCCACACAATAGAGGCCCTGGTAAACTTTCAGACGATTTCTCCTGTCCCAGTCTCCTCCCTCCTCTATAAGGCTGCAggaaggagttaaaaaaaattagtactCTAAAGATGCCACACAGTTACAAAATGAGTCCACACAAAGACTTTACCTCTTGGCTTTTTCTGAGTTCCTTGTGATGAGGTCGCTGTCCATGTAAAAGAGGCCGATCCTCAGAAGGTAGAAGACGATGTCTAGTCTGTGGCCCAAAGCCACTGTCTTGTCATAAGTTTTCCTGAAAGCAGTTAAAGCCCCCTCCTACAGAGAGACAACACAGAATACGTCAACACACAATACTTCCATAGAGTAATAATCAAATGTGCACCAAGTTCTATGTACTATCACAGAGGTGAAGAAGTGTGAACCTACCTTGTCGCCAATTCTAATAAGATATTCGGCCTTGGCCATCATAGCATCCCGGATCTCGCTCTCCCCCAGGCTTTTCTCGGCGTCCTCCAGAACATCATCCAGGCGTTTCAGCTCTTCTTCGTTggcctttttcattttacttagTAGCTCACTGTCCAGCTGCCACTTCAGCTCCTTACACAGGCCCTCATAGTATGGTGCCATATCTGAAACATAACAGATTTACTTAACTGCATAAACGATAGTCTGAATCAAACTTAGTTAACAAAATCGTTTTCATGACAAGGgcttattttatattattagtACCGAAAGTAACGCTCTtcaacaatcaaaataaacttataaaagtagaaaaatatattaaaatacacaaataaaatccCTTGTTGATACAAACAGTGACATATCTT is drawn from Oryzias melastigma strain HK-1 linkage group LG5, ASM292280v2, whole genome shotgun sequence and contains these coding sequences:
- the psmd6 gene encoding 26S proteasome non-ATPase regulatory subunit 6, with the translated sequence MPLENLEEEGLPKNPDLRIAQLKFLLTMEAHRQDANVKTELMDAIKANNMAPYYEGLCKELKWQLDSELLSKMKKANEEELKRLDDVLEDAEKSLGESEIRDAMMAKAEYLIRIGDKEGALTAFRKTYDKTVALGHRLDIVFYLLRIGLFYMDSDLITRNSEKAKSLIEEGGDWDRRNRLKVYQGLYCVAIRDFKQAAELFLDTVSTFTSYELMDYKTFVTYTVYVCMIALERPDLREKVIKGAEILEVLHSLPSVRQYLFSLYECRYSVFFQSLALVEQEMKKDWLFAPHYRYYVREMRIQAYSQLLESYRSLTLGYMAEAFGVSTEFIDQELSRFIAAGRLHCKIDKVNEIVETNRPDSKNWQYQETIKKGDLLLNRVQKLSRVINM